One genomic window of Pelagicoccus enzymogenes includes the following:
- the rapA gene encoding RNA polymerase-associated protein RapA, which yields MNKYVVGQRFVSEPEPELGLGIVEEVDGFRVTLGFPASGERRIYAAGASVLKRVLFREGERVNSKSGVSFTVEALVDVDGLITYQGEGQTLCEAELVAAGSFNHPQDRLMAGQVDDNEVFDLRQRALLLQNELRSSELRGFFGGRLDLIPHQYYILKEVSSRQLPRVLLSDEVGLGKTIEACLILQRLRAVGRAERALILVPEPLVHQWFVELLRRFGLWFGIFDEARCRALEASNGGENPFLDEQLVLCSVDYLAHSEVRRAQAIDAGWDIVIVDEAHHLEWSPEEASDEYQLVEALGQKSPGLLLLTATPTQLGLAGHFARLRLLDPDRYSDLDTFQEEMADFGRVAEIAGKIIDQETLEASDEKALQEIFHRDQAGLKKRLQDLAKKKKGARESLLKALLDEHGTGRVVFRNTRANMKGFPKRMYCPAPLKSGGDKVLLAKLVRELQAESSDSESDIRYNFKGDPRLDWLVSFLKARKGAKTLLICKSRQKAIALDAALKEVLNINVGLFHEELQLVQRDRNAAWFAEEEGAQLLICSEIGSEGRNFQFAHHLVLFDLPINPGLLEQRIGRLDRIGQTSTIQIHVPYVVGSPQECIAEWCHQGIDGFESCVHGGAEYLAKFGESLVSLAVEYGSSKKTNRDKLEAFIEETQAFREEISARLAKGRDRLLELNSFDAAVADEVVRKVRAAEKDSNLKAFLYDLLDFYGVRVDEQEDGDVILDPSHAYVESFPSLPPEGALATFERQRAITREDMMFVTPDHSLVGDSIDLLVNSEKGVSAFSLHESDDPGLSVEVVFVLETVALSHLHVDRFLSPTPIRVVVDIRGSDLSEERPLEWAAENLEPGDINRFLERPGFNREFLDAMIGGAEELASKRAKSVKTAAKSKAKKVLEAEIERLLDLQKINDNVSEEEIAIAKAELSGVREAIDEARLRLDSLRLVVEGEVDGLQPT from the coding sequence ATGAACAAGTACGTAGTAGGTCAGCGATTTGTGAGCGAACCGGAGCCGGAGCTCGGTTTGGGAATAGTAGAGGAGGTCGACGGTTTTCGCGTCACCTTGGGATTTCCCGCCTCGGGCGAACGCCGCATTTATGCTGCCGGCGCGAGCGTGCTCAAACGCGTGCTTTTTCGGGAAGGGGAGCGGGTCAATTCCAAGTCGGGCGTGTCCTTCACCGTGGAAGCGCTAGTCGACGTGGACGGCTTGATCACCTACCAAGGCGAGGGCCAAACGCTCTGCGAAGCGGAGCTGGTTGCTGCGGGCAGCTTCAATCACCCGCAGGATCGTTTGATGGCGGGCCAGGTGGACGACAACGAAGTCTTCGACCTGCGACAGCGGGCATTGCTGCTGCAGAACGAGCTGCGCAGCTCGGAGCTGCGGGGATTCTTCGGGGGGCGTCTCGACCTGATCCCTCATCAATACTACATCCTGAAGGAAGTTTCTTCGCGTCAGCTGCCGCGCGTCTTGCTGTCCGACGAGGTCGGCTTGGGGAAGACCATCGAGGCTTGTTTGATCCTGCAGCGATTGCGCGCGGTCGGCCGCGCGGAACGAGCCCTCATCTTGGTGCCGGAACCGCTGGTGCACCAGTGGTTCGTGGAACTGCTGCGGCGCTTCGGCTTGTGGTTTGGGATATTCGACGAAGCTCGTTGCCGAGCCTTGGAGGCAAGTAACGGTGGGGAGAATCCCTTCTTGGACGAGCAGCTGGTGCTTTGCAGCGTGGACTACTTGGCCCATAGCGAAGTGAGGCGGGCTCAGGCCATCGATGCAGGCTGGGACATCGTAATCGTAGACGAGGCCCACCACTTGGAGTGGTCGCCGGAGGAAGCCAGCGACGAATACCAGTTGGTTGAAGCGCTCGGGCAAAAGAGTCCGGGACTGCTTTTGCTCACGGCGACACCGACCCAACTCGGTTTAGCCGGTCACTTCGCTCGCTTGCGTTTGCTCGACCCTGACCGGTATTCAGATTTGGATACGTTCCAAGAGGAGATGGCGGACTTCGGTCGCGTGGCGGAAATCGCGGGCAAGATCATTGACCAGGAAACGCTGGAAGCTTCCGACGAAAAGGCCTTGCAAGAGATCTTCCATCGAGACCAAGCCGGGCTCAAAAAGCGTCTCCAAGATCTCGCAAAGAAGAAGAAGGGAGCTCGGGAGTCATTGCTCAAAGCTCTGCTCGACGAGCATGGAACGGGACGCGTGGTTTTCCGCAATACGCGAGCGAACATGAAGGGTTTTCCCAAGCGCATGTATTGTCCCGCCCCGCTCAAGAGCGGAGGGGACAAGGTTCTGTTGGCCAAGTTGGTTCGCGAACTTCAGGCGGAGTCTTCCGACAGCGAGTCCGATATCCGCTACAATTTCAAAGGCGACCCGCGTTTGGATTGGCTCGTCTCTTTCCTCAAGGCCCGCAAGGGAGCCAAGACGTTGCTTATCTGCAAGTCTCGCCAGAAGGCGATCGCCCTCGACGCGGCCTTGAAGGAAGTGCTCAACATCAACGTGGGGCTCTTCCACGAGGAATTGCAGCTGGTGCAGCGTGACCGCAATGCCGCTTGGTTCGCGGAAGAAGAGGGCGCCCAGCTGCTCATTTGCTCGGAGATTGGCAGCGAAGGGCGTAACTTCCAGTTCGCCCATCATTTGGTGCTCTTCGATTTGCCGATCAACCCAGGACTGCTGGAGCAGCGTATCGGCCGTCTCGATCGTATTGGTCAAACAAGTACGATTCAGATTCACGTTCCTTATGTGGTGGGCTCGCCGCAGGAGTGCATCGCCGAATGGTGCCACCAGGGAATCGACGGTTTCGAAAGCTGCGTACATGGAGGAGCGGAGTACTTGGCGAAATTTGGGGAATCGCTGGTGTCCTTGGCAGTTGAATACGGTTCGAGCAAGAAGACGAATCGCGACAAGCTGGAGGCTTTCATCGAAGAGACCCAAGCCTTCCGCGAGGAAATATCGGCTCGCCTCGCCAAGGGGCGCGACCGTTTGTTGGAGCTGAATTCTTTTGACGCAGCGGTGGCTGACGAAGTCGTTCGCAAGGTGCGAGCTGCGGAGAAAGACTCTAACTTGAAGGCTTTCTTGTACGATCTTTTGGACTTCTACGGAGTGCGAGTCGACGAGCAGGAGGACGGCGACGTGATATTGGATCCCTCGCATGCGTACGTGGAGTCCTTCCCCTCGCTTCCGCCGGAAGGAGCCTTGGCTACCTTTGAACGCCAGCGAGCGATAACGCGCGAGGACATGATGTTCGTTACGCCCGACCATTCCTTGGTAGGCGATTCGATCGACCTGCTCGTCAATTCCGAGAAGGGCGTATCCGCCTTTTCGTTACATGAGAGCGATGACCCGGGCTTGAGCGTGGAAGTGGTTTTCGTGCTAGAGACGGTGGCGCTTTCTCACCTGCACGTGGATCGTTTCCTTTCGCCTACGCCCATTCGAGTGGTGGTGGATATTCGCGGGAGCGATCTCTCGGAGGAACGTCCTTTGGAGTGGGCGGCGGAAAACCTGGAGCCGGGAGACATCAACCGTTTCCTCGAGCGTCCAGGATTCAATCGGGAGTTTCTCGATGCCATGATTGGCGGCGCGGAAGAGCTTGCTAGCAAGCGAGCCAAGAGCGTGAAGACTGCTGCCAAGTCGAAAGCCAAGAAAGTGCTGGAAGCGGAAATCGAGCGCCTGTTGGACCTGCAGAAGATCAACGACAATGTGAGCGAAGAAGAGATCGCCATCGCCAAGGCAGAGTTGTCGGGCGTGCGGGAGGCGATTGATGAGGCTCGCTTGCGATTGGACTCGCTTCGTCTCGTGGTCGAGGGCGAAGTCGACGGCTTGCAGCCCACCTGA
- a CDS encoding putative metalloprotease CJM1_0395 family protein: MIGPVSSASFASYGTQRHHSHGERPPSATDLQEDAFDPQNTLRSNESKEQEGKKTSNPQELDAAEKEQVEKLKQRDAEVRAHEQAHMAAAGSLAMGGPNYVYQTGPDGRQYAIGGNVKIDTSPGRTPEETERKAQQIRAAALAPSDPSPQDLKVAAAASSMEMEAAAKEAGKTEKEAGRFASKADASNDSDRGEITSSRQVFAASPSDSEEDASGEENSEPRPNPYLALASQIYGKQQ, translated from the coding sequence ATGATCGGCCCCGTCAGCAGCGCCAGCTTCGCCTCCTACGGCACCCAACGCCACCACTCTCACGGTGAGCGCCCACCCTCCGCGACCGACTTACAAGAGGACGCTTTCGATCCCCAGAACACCCTGCGGAGCAACGAATCGAAAGAGCAGGAGGGGAAAAAAACCTCCAATCCTCAAGAGCTCGACGCCGCGGAAAAAGAACAGGTCGAAAAGCTTAAGCAACGCGACGCCGAGGTTCGGGCCCACGAGCAAGCTCACATGGCCGCCGCCGGAAGCCTCGCCATGGGTGGTCCCAACTACGTGTACCAAACCGGTCCGGACGGACGCCAATACGCCATCGGCGGCAACGTCAAAATCGACACTTCCCCGGGGCGTACCCCCGAGGAAACCGAACGCAAGGCCCAACAAATCCGGGCCGCCGCCCTCGCCCCTTCCGACCCTTCGCCCCAAGACCTGAAGGTCGCCGCAGCCGCTTCCAGCATGGAAATGGAAGCCGCCGCCAAGGAAGCCGGAAAAACCGAAAAGGAGGCTGGACGATTCGCTTCGAAAGCAGACGCGTCGAACGACAGCGACAGAGGCGAAATCACCTCTTCCCGCCAAGTCTTCGCCGCTTCACCCAGCGACAGCGAAGAAGACGCATCCGGCGAGGAAAACTCCGAGCCGCGCCCCAATCCCTACCTCGCCCTAGCCAGCCAGATCTACGGCAAGCAACAGTGA
- a CDS encoding LysR family transcriptional regulator has product MELHQLRYFLAVAEEGNFTRAAEKCFVSQPSLSAQIIKLEGELGQKLFNRLGRRAELTRAGEFLETRARNILMEVENAERQIKENEEDISGVVKVGVTPSVTPYFIPPLIRMCRERYPNLEVHVQESLRRRLIDDVSGGLIEVAISSYTGDTPTIDAEPILREDLVLAVSKKHRLATQQSKVSIDDFKDEPLVMLGESATLGDKVFDFFDRMNIQPKVVGLCSQVRSVKEMVNLGMGVAILPAMAKEEHLPFDIVYRSLVSERMTRLLFALTHSRRYLSPGARVFVDLIREVAYSIDSK; this is encoded by the coding sequence ATGGAATTGCATCAGCTCAGGTACTTTTTGGCGGTAGCGGAGGAGGGGAACTTCACGCGAGCGGCGGAGAAATGCTTCGTGTCTCAGCCGTCGCTGAGCGCTCAGATCATCAAGTTGGAGGGAGAACTCGGTCAAAAGCTCTTCAATCGCTTGGGGCGACGAGCCGAACTGACGCGGGCGGGCGAGTTTCTCGAGACGCGGGCTCGCAACATCTTGATGGAGGTGGAAAACGCCGAGCGTCAGATCAAGGAGAACGAAGAGGATATTTCTGGCGTGGTAAAAGTCGGAGTGACGCCCTCGGTGACTCCCTATTTTATTCCGCCTTTGATTCGGATGTGCCGCGAGCGTTACCCGAACTTGGAGGTGCATGTGCAGGAGAGTTTGCGTCGACGTTTGATCGACGATGTTTCGGGTGGCTTGATCGAGGTGGCGATATCGTCTTACACGGGGGATACGCCAACGATTGATGCGGAGCCGATTTTGCGGGAGGACCTGGTGTTGGCGGTTTCCAAGAAGCATCGTTTGGCCACGCAGCAGTCGAAGGTTTCGATAGACGATTTCAAGGACGAGCCTTTGGTGATGCTGGGGGAGTCGGCGACCTTGGGTGACAAGGTTTTCGATTTTTTCGATCGCATGAACATCCAGCCCAAGGTGGTGGGCTTGTGCTCGCAGGTGCGTTCGGTGAAGGAGATGGTGAACTTGGGCATGGGGGTGGCGATCTTGCCGGCCATGGCTAAGGAGGAGCACCTGCCGTTCGACATCGTGTACCGTTCGCTCGTCTCGGAGCGGATGACGCGCTTGCTCTTTGCCTTGACGCATTCGCGTCGTTACCTGTCGCCGGGAGCCCGCGTATTTGTGGATCTGATACGCGAGGTGGCCTACTCGATTGACTCGAAGTAG
- a CDS encoding Gfo/Idh/MocA family protein yields the protein MKRKLRMGMVGGGRGAFIGAVHRMAANLDGKIELVAGAFSADPKKSKLSGQDFHLDPNRVYASYEEMAKAEAALPADERIDFVSIVVRNNMHYAVAKCFLEHGFNVICDKPMTFTLKEGKQLKKIVEKSGKVFALTHNYTGYPMVKEARDMVQKGKLGRILKIVTEYPQGYAVGDITAKASGAIDSWRADPAVAGISNCIGDIGTHAENLGRYITGLEIEELCAELTAFIPGRELDDDGNVLIRYKGGAKGILYASQISGGDENNLNIRIYGEKASLEWHQEHPNELIVKYADKPRQIYRRGNDYLCKAAQENTRTPFGHPEAFIEAFANVYLAAAKAIAAEVEGKKMPKNLDFPNVDDGLEGMAFIESVVKSSKAKAKWTKFIKA from the coding sequence ATGAAACGAAAACTCAGAATGGGAATGGTCGGCGGCGGCCGCGGCGCGTTTATCGGCGCCGTTCACCGCATGGCTGCCAACCTGGACGGAAAAATCGAACTGGTCGCCGGAGCCTTCTCCGCAGATCCCAAGAAGTCCAAGCTCTCTGGCCAAGACTTCCACCTCGACCCCAACCGCGTCTACGCCTCCTACGAGGAAATGGCAAAGGCCGAAGCGGCCCTGCCCGCCGACGAACGCATCGACTTCGTCAGTATCGTCGTTCGCAACAACATGCACTACGCCGTCGCCAAGTGCTTCCTCGAACACGGCTTCAACGTAATCTGCGACAAGCCCATGACCTTCACCCTCAAGGAAGGCAAGCAACTCAAGAAGATCGTGGAAAAGTCCGGAAAAGTGTTCGCCCTCACGCACAACTACACCGGCTATCCCATGGTTAAGGAAGCCCGCGACATGGTCCAGAAAGGCAAGCTCGGGCGTATCCTTAAAATCGTTACAGAGTACCCTCAAGGTTACGCAGTGGGCGATATCACCGCCAAGGCGAGCGGAGCAATTGACTCGTGGCGGGCCGACCCCGCAGTCGCTGGCATCTCCAACTGTATCGGAGATATCGGTACACACGCCGAAAACCTCGGACGCTACATCACGGGACTGGAAATCGAGGAGCTCTGCGCAGAGCTCACCGCATTTATTCCGGGTCGTGAGCTCGACGACGACGGCAACGTACTCATCCGCTACAAGGGCGGAGCCAAGGGCATCCTCTACGCTTCCCAGATATCCGGAGGCGACGAGAACAACCTCAATATCCGCATCTACGGAGAAAAGGCGTCACTCGAGTGGCATCAGGAGCATCCCAACGAGCTCATCGTCAAGTACGCCGACAAGCCACGCCAAATCTATCGCCGCGGTAACGACTACCTCTGCAAGGCTGCCCAAGAAAACACCCGTACGCCCTTCGGCCACCCGGAAGCCTTTATCGAAGCCTTCGCCAACGTCTACCTCGCAGCCGCCAAGGCGATCGCCGCCGAAGTCGAAGGCAAGAAGATGCCAAAGAACTTGGACTTCCCCAACGTAGACGACGGCCTCGAAGGCATGGCCTTCATCGAAAGCGTGGTCAAGTCCTCCAAGGCCAAGGCCAAGTGGACCAAGTTCATTAAAGCGTAG
- a CDS encoding Gfo/Idh/MocA family protein — MSIKVGVIGAGGMAQYHIAGFKQAGAQIVAIADLNEAAAQAAAQKYGVAKAYGSIETMFAELPDLDAVTIIVPNKFHAPLAIQALEAGKHVFCEKPPAIDAAGVQQMKDAAEKAGKTLMFNFNNRARPESFAMKAYAEDGTIGRINSAQAKWIRRTGIPGFGGWFTNKDLAGGGPLIDLLHMVDLAMYLMDYPEPAYVLGQTFSDFIDDKNFKGPWGIPDAGGPTNVEAAAHGFVTFKSGQTLNLQVSWAELVKREEVSVVFQGTGAGGKIERLFGTDGLDETSIDSCELYTQEGGNSVNRSIVTEPCEDMGRSRSAANFIYTITGEEKPLNTPDQALSLMKVIDALYESAKSGKPVAC; from the coding sequence ATGTCTATTAAAGTAGGAGTCATCGGAGCGGGCGGCATGGCCCAATACCACATCGCAGGATTCAAGCAGGCGGGCGCGCAAATCGTCGCCATCGCCGACCTCAACGAAGCCGCTGCCCAAGCCGCCGCCCAAAAGTACGGCGTAGCAAAGGCGTACGGCAGCATCGAAACCATGTTCGCGGAGCTGCCAGACCTCGACGCCGTCACCATCATCGTGCCCAACAAATTCCACGCGCCCCTCGCCATCCAGGCGCTGGAGGCCGGCAAGCACGTCTTTTGCGAAAAGCCGCCAGCGATCGACGCCGCCGGCGTGCAGCAAATGAAGGACGCCGCCGAAAAAGCGGGCAAGACGCTGATGTTCAACTTCAACAACCGCGCACGTCCCGAATCCTTCGCCATGAAGGCTTACGCCGAAGACGGCACCATCGGCCGCATCAATTCCGCCCAAGCAAAATGGATACGCCGTACCGGCATCCCCGGCTTCGGCGGCTGGTTCACCAACAAGGACCTAGCCGGCGGCGGCCCGCTCATCGACCTGCTCCACATGGTCGACCTCGCCATGTACCTGATGGACTACCCGGAGCCGGCATACGTTCTTGGACAAACCTTCTCCGACTTCATCGACGACAAAAACTTCAAAGGCCCCTGGGGCATCCCCGACGCAGGAGGGCCTACCAACGTAGAAGCCGCCGCCCACGGATTCGTCACCTTCAAGTCCGGCCAAACGCTCAACCTCCAAGTCTCCTGGGCAGAGCTGGTGAAGCGCGAGGAAGTCTCCGTGGTCTTCCAAGGCACCGGCGCCGGCGGAAAAATCGAACGCCTCTTCGGCACCGACGGTCTCGACGAAACCTCCATCGACAGCTGCGAACTGTATACTCAGGAAGGCGGAAACTCCGTCAACCGCAGCATCGTCACCGAACCGTGCGAAGACATGGGACGCTCCCGCTCCGCCGCTAACTTTATCTATACCATCACAGGCGAGGAGAAACCGCTCAATACCCCCGACCAAGCGCTTTCGCTCATGAAGGTAATCGACGCCCTCTACGAATCCGCCAAGTCCGGCAAGCCTGTCGCCTGCTAA
- a CDS encoding sugar phosphate isomerase/epimerase family protein codes for MPRPVTLFTGQWADLSLAELAPLAKKMGYDGLELACWGDHFDVGEAVKSKKYCQDKWALLEENGLTCFSISNHLVGQAVCDNIDERHKAILSPEIWGDGKPEGVRKRAAKEMIRTAKAARKFFDCKPGRGKTDDFPVCVNGFTGSSIWHALYAFPPTDQAFLDKGFDDFAKRWIPILNAFDKVNVNFGLEVHPTEIAFDTASARRAIKAVKGHKRFGFNYDPSHLGYQGVDYVRFIREFSDRIYHVHMKDAWWGHGDGSVGVFGGHTNFGDPKRYWDFRSLGHGDINFEEIIVALNDIGYAGPLSVEWEDIRMDRVHGGSEASDFVRAVDFPPSNVAFDAAFDKEKQ; via the coding sequence ATGCCAAGACCCGTTACACTCTTCACCGGCCAGTGGGCCGACCTTTCACTAGCGGAACTCGCCCCGCTCGCAAAAAAAATGGGCTACGACGGCCTCGAGCTCGCCTGCTGGGGCGACCACTTCGACGTGGGAGAAGCCGTCAAGAGCAAGAAGTACTGCCAGGACAAGTGGGCGCTGCTGGAGGAAAACGGGCTCACTTGCTTCTCCATCTCCAACCACCTCGTCGGCCAAGCCGTTTGCGACAATATCGACGAACGCCACAAGGCCATCCTCTCACCCGAAATCTGGGGCGACGGGAAACCGGAAGGCGTACGCAAGCGCGCCGCCAAGGAAATGATCCGCACCGCCAAGGCCGCCCGCAAGTTTTTCGACTGCAAGCCAGGTCGCGGCAAGACCGACGACTTCCCCGTCTGCGTCAACGGCTTCACCGGCTCCTCCATCTGGCACGCCCTCTACGCTTTCCCACCCACTGACCAAGCCTTCCTCGACAAGGGCTTCGACGACTTTGCCAAGCGCTGGATCCCCATCCTCAACGCCTTCGACAAGGTCAACGTCAACTTCGGCCTCGAAGTGCACCCCACCGAAATCGCCTTCGACACCGCTTCAGCCCGCCGCGCCATCAAAGCCGTCAAGGGACACAAGCGCTTCGGCTTCAACTACGACCCCTCCCACCTCGGCTACCAAGGCGTAGACTACGTCCGCTTCATCCGCGAGTTCTCCGACCGCATCTACCACGTCCATATGAAGGACGCTTGGTGGGGACACGGCGACGGCTCCGTAGGCGTCTTCGGCGGACACACCAACTTCGGCGACCCCAAACGCTACTGGGATTTCCGTTCCCTTGGCCACGGCGACATCAACTTCGAGGAAATCATCGTCGCCCTCAACGACATCGGCTACGCCGGCCCGCTCTCCGTAGAATGGGAAGACATCCGCATGGACCGCGTGCACGGCGGCTCGGAAGCCTCCGACTTCGTCCGCGCCGTCGACTTCCCTCCCAGCAACGTCGCCTTCGACGCTGCCTTCGACAAGGAGAAGCAGTAG
- a CDS encoding DUF1343 domain-containing protein, translating into MPKPQRRYNFATFMRSEPTNKLGAAPLPHALLAMLALLFLPFAATAQHIQHSNTGTKTQLGIDVLEANRFAELRGKRVGLLTHPAGVNQNGISTIHILHSARSVNLTTLFGPEHGIYGDEKADVPVLDKVDARTGLPVYSLYGKYRKPTPEMLAGIDTLVIDLQDVGTRSYTFVSCMKLALEACFQNGKEVIILDRPNPLGGLKVDGPPLEQQWQSYVGAFQVPYVHGLTIGELARMAVSKPGILNITDTQRLSGTLKVITMENWNRYMSWPQTGLKWVPTSPYIPDFESVVGYPMTGLGAQLGGFKHGIGSEYPFRCLRYEGVDIDTLLAELEACRIPGIAFSKKKTNQGTGLYVRVTDWQKWRPTELSFYMMQLTSKFESSNPFASATESQASLFNKHTGSTSWWNELAAKGERANVSGYITLWQRQAKQFQIESRRFWLYD; encoded by the coding sequence TTTCCTGCCTTTCGCAGCGACTGCCCAGCATATCCAACATTCCAATACCGGAACCAAAACGCAGCTTGGGATCGACGTCTTGGAGGCGAATCGATTCGCCGAGCTGAGAGGAAAACGTGTCGGACTGCTCACCCATCCGGCCGGCGTGAATCAAAACGGGATCAGCACCATCCACATTCTCCACTCCGCCCGCTCCGTCAACCTGACCACTCTCTTCGGCCCCGAGCACGGCATCTACGGCGACGAAAAAGCGGACGTGCCCGTACTCGACAAAGTCGACGCTCGCACCGGTCTGCCCGTCTACTCGCTCTACGGCAAGTACCGCAAGCCCACCCCCGAAATGCTCGCCGGCATCGACACCCTCGTCATCGACCTGCAAGACGTAGGCACCCGCAGCTACACCTTCGTCAGCTGCATGAAACTTGCCCTGGAAGCCTGCTTTCAAAACGGCAAGGAAGTCATTATCCTCGACCGTCCCAACCCACTCGGAGGCCTCAAGGTCGACGGCCCCCCGCTCGAGCAGCAATGGCAAAGCTACGTCGGAGCCTTCCAAGTCCCCTATGTGCACGGCCTGACGATCGGCGAACTCGCCCGCATGGCTGTATCCAAACCAGGAATACTCAATATCACCGACACCCAGCGGCTTTCCGGCACCCTCAAGGTCATCACGATGGAAAACTGGAACCGCTATATGAGCTGGCCGCAGACCGGGCTCAAGTGGGTGCCAACCTCTCCCTACATTCCCGACTTCGAGTCCGTGGTCGGCTACCCCATGACCGGACTCGGAGCCCAACTCGGCGGGTTTAAGCACGGCATCGGCTCCGAATACCCATTTCGCTGCCTGCGCTACGAAGGCGTCGACATCGACACCCTGCTCGCCGAGCTCGAAGCCTGCCGCATCCCAGGCATCGCTTTCAGCAAAAAGAAGACCAACCAAGGCACCGGACTCTACGTGCGCGTGACCGACTGGCAAAAGTGGCGTCCCACCGAATTGAGCTTCTACATGATGCAGCTCACCTCCAAGTTCGAAAGCAGCAACCCCTTCGCCTCGGCCACCGAATCCCAAGCCAGCCTCTTCAACAAGCACACCGGCTCCACCAGTTGGTGGAACGAACTCGCCGCCAAAGGCGAGCGAGCCAACGTCAGCGGATACATCACCCTTTGGCAACGGCAAGCCAAGCAATTCCAAATCGAAAGCCGTCGCTTCTGGCTCTACGACTAG